GTGTTATCTCCGAGCCGTCTCGCAGGGCGTGCCGCGCCGCGTCCTCGGCGACGAGTTCGAGGTCGCTGGCGGCGTAGCCAGCCGTCGGTTCAATGATGGCGTCCCAGTCGATGTCACCGGCGACGGGCCGGTCCTGCAGGTGGATCTCCAGAATCTGTTTGCGAGCCTCGGCGTCCGGTGGCGGGACTTCCACGCGCTCGTCGAAGCGGCCCGAGCGCCGCAGCGCCGCGTCGATGTCCTCGACGAAGTTCGTCGCGGCGACCACGACGATGTCGTCGGCCGCCGCGCCTTCGAGTTCGGTGAGCAGTTGGTTGACCAGTTGCTGCTCGCTCGTGTTCATCGACCCGCGCCGCGAGCCCGCGATGCCGTCGATTTCGTCGATGAACAGCACGCAGGGCGCGTTCGCGCGGGCCACCTCGAACACCTCGGCGACGTTGCGGGCCGGCTCGCCCATCCACTTGCTAGTCACGTCTGCGGGGCTGATCTCGACGAAGCTGTGGTCGAGTTCGCCAGCGAGCGCGCCGGCGAGGTGGGTCTTCCCGCAGCCGGGCGGACCGTACAGCAGCAGGCCGGAAAGCACGTCGATGCCGTACGTTTCGTATTCCTCGGCGTTCTCAAGCGGATCGAGGACCGTGTCTTCAAGTCGGTCCTTCAGTTCACCCATCCCGCCCACGTCGGCGAAGTCGCGTCCGGCGTCAGTCTCGACGAGCGAACTGGCCTGCAGGTCGACGCCGTCGGGCTGGACGACGCCGTTCTCGGCGACCATCTCGGGGTCGACCCAGTCCGGGATGCTGGTGTCGGTCTCTGTGGCGGCCTGCAGCAGATGGTCCGTCCCAATCGGGGCGTCGGCCCGCAACGCCTTTCGGGCGGCGTCCTCGGCAAGGAGTTCGATGTCGCTGGCCGCGAAGCCGGCCGTCTCCTCAACGACGGGGCCGAGGTCGATGTCGGCCGCTGTCGGCCGGCCGGCGAGGTGAATCTCCAGAATCTGCGTTCGCGCCGCGGGGTCCGGCGGCGGGACCTCCACGCGCTCGTCGAACCGGCCCGAGCGGCGGATCGCGTCGTCCACGTCCTCGACGAGGTTCGTCGCGCCCAGCACCACCACGTCCTCGTCGGCGATCCCTTCGAGTTCGGTGAGCAGTTGGTTGACCAGTTGCTGCTCGCTGCTGTTCATGTTGCTGTCGCCGTCGCGTGCGCCGGCGATGCCGTCGATTTCGTCGATGAAGAGGATACAGGGGGCGTTCGCGCGGGCGATCTGGAACAGTTCCTCGACTTTCTGTGCGGGTTCGCCCATGTACTTGCTGGTCACGTCGGCGGGCGTGACCTCGATGAAGGCGTGGTCGACCTCGCCCGCGAGTGCGCCTGCGACGTGTGTCTTCCCACAGCCGGGCGGGCCATGCAGCAGGACACCGTTGACGACGCCGATGCCGTACTCCTCGAAGGCACTTGGGTCCTGCAGCGGCCGGACGACCTTGTGGTTGAGCGTCTCAAGTAGCTCGGACATCCCACCGACATCGGCGAAGCTCCGGGACGGGTTTGGGTCGACCAGCCCGTCGGCTTGCATATCGACGCCGTCGGGCTGGACCACCGTCCCGTCGTCCGAGGGTCGTTCGCGGTTTATCGAGGGCGGGCCGTCATCGTCGTCGTCAGAACTACCACGACTGGGAGTAGAGTCCCGGTCCGTCCCGGCCGAGCCGGAGTCGTCGGATTGGTCGATCCGCTCTCGGATGTTCCGTTCGAGCCGGTCGGGGTTGACCTCGTAGCCGTACTCGGCCAGCCGTCGGGGTTCGGCGCTGAGGAATTCCGCGAGCCAGCCGTGGCGCTGCAGGTCCTCGGTCGGGGCGTCCGGGTCCCGGAACGTGACGAGCTTGACGTCCGAGCTGTCGGGCGAGTGGTACTCGGCGAGCCAGAAGGGGAGATACAGGCGCTCGATGCCGGTCACGCCGTCGAATCCGTCGGGGTCGAAATCCCCGGGGAGCCCGTAGGACTCGCGAAGCTTCCGGAGGAACACGTTCGCCGCGCCCGAGGCGGAGTCGTGGCGCTGCTCGCGGTACTCGGCGACACGCTGGGGCAGTAGCGACCGGGCGTC
The genomic region above belongs to Haloarcula hispanica ATCC 33960 and contains:
- a CDS encoding AAA family ATPase codes for the protein MSLPPYIYADRRVPDEDTVRETLDQRTMTAFGDTERLERLHRVFYPVFKVDYEYETGEGKLFGTTTRSETAFLDGLWADNDRAVSQYVEDTDSVVRRPTGDYDFGRDDPALGRSVLLQFQVTDDDARSLLPQRVAEYREQRHDSASGAANVFLRKLRESYGLPGDFDPDGFDGVTGIERLYLPFWLAEYHSPDSSDVKLVTFRDPDAPTEDLQRHGWLAEFLSAEPRRLAEYGYEVNPDRLERNIRERIDQSDDSGSAGTDRDSTPSRGSSDDDDDGPPSINRERPSDDGTVVQPDGVDMQADGLVDPNPSRSFADVGGMSELLETLNHKVVRPLQDPSAFEEYGIGVVNGVLLHGPPGCGKTHVAGALAGEVDHAFIEVTPADVTSKYMGEPAQKVEELFQIARANAPCILFIDEIDGIAGARDGDSNMNSSEQQLVNQLLTELEGIADEDVVVLGATNLVEDVDDAIRRSGRFDERVEVPPPDPAARTQILEIHLAGRPTAADIDLGPVVEETAGFAASDIELLAEDAARKALRADAPIGTDHLLQAATETDTSIPDWVDPEMVAENGVVQPDGVDLQASSLVETDAGRDFADVGGMGELKDRLEDTVLDPLENAEEYETYGIDVLSGLLLYGPPGCGKTHLAGALAGELDHSFVEISPADVTSKWMGEPARNVAEVFEVARANAPCVLFIDEIDGIAGSRRGSMNTSEQQLVNQLLTELEGAAADDIVVVAATNFVEDIDAALRRSGRFDERVEVPPPDAEARKQILEIHLQDRPVAGDIDWDAIIEPTAGYAASDLELVAEDAARHALRDGSEITQEHLEIAVRETHSSIADWDDRERYQGVEGTADLGLGS